Proteins encoded within one genomic window of Rhodothermaceae bacterium:
- a CDS encoding SDR family NAD(P)-dependent oxidoreductase, with the protein MGKVILITGASSGMGREAAILLARGGHTVYAGARRVNRMKNLSEHGITPIEMDVSKGEDNERTVCEIIDAQGRIDVLINNAGFGLYGTVEDIPLEDARYQFEVNLFGLAHLTQLVLPHMRARRSGRIVNVSSMGGRIFTPLGAWYHATKHALEGWSDCLRVETAPFNIQVVVIQPGAIRTEFGDVMGARLRKYSEDTAYKAQVDSLLRLMDSIEPSDLGTGPEVLAKVFVKAATVRNPRRRYVSGTMARPLMFLRKWFGDGLYEFMLRRMFR; encoded by the coding sequence TTGGGCAAGGTCATACTCATCACCGGAGCCTCCTCCGGCATGGGCCGGGAGGCTGCGATCCTCTTGGCCCGTGGGGGGCACACCGTGTACGCAGGTGCACGCCGGGTGAATCGTATGAAGAATCTGTCCGAACACGGCATCACTCCGATCGAGATGGATGTCTCGAAGGGTGAGGACAACGAGCGAACCGTGTGCGAGATCATCGATGCCCAGGGACGCATCGACGTTCTGATCAACAACGCGGGTTTCGGTCTCTACGGGACAGTAGAGGACATCCCGCTCGAAGACGCCAGATACCAGTTCGAAGTGAACCTGTTTGGCCTCGCCCACCTCACCCAACTCGTCCTGCCGCATATGAGGGCGCGGCGCTCAGGCCGAATCGTCAACGTCTCGTCGATGGGAGGGAGGATTTTTACTCCCCTCGGGGCTTGGTACCACGCCACCAAACACGCCCTCGAGGGCTGGTCGGACTGCTTGCGTGTGGAAACCGCCCCCTTCAACATACAGGTCGTCGTTATCCAACCGGGTGCGATCAGGACCGAGTTTGGCGACGTAATGGGAGCCCGCCTGAGGAAATACTCCGAGGACACGGCCTACAAAGCCCAAGTGGACTCGCTTCTGAGGCTGATGGACAGCATCGAACCAAGTGACCTCGGCACCGGGCCGGAAGTTCTCGCCAAGGTGTTCGTCAAGGCCGCGACGGTCCGAAACCCGCGCCGGCGATACGTCAGCGGCACGATGGCGCGCCCCCTGATGTTTCTCCGCAAGTGGTTCGGGGACGGACTCTACGAATTCATGCTGCGCCGCATGTTCCGCTGA
- a CDS encoding DUF1080 domain-containing protein, with the protein MTKLRITINLPKCKLNSLFFHKPSITMMTRLIVAGAMTGALFLVTHSTSAQASVEVADEAVTADTSWQELGADQWRRYGGEGIPEAWQVSEDGALHFSGEGEGGDIITLEQYENFELKLEWKISPAGNSGIMFRVSEAHDYPWRTGPEYQILDNDAHPDAKEGADRHAGANYDMHAPSADVVNPVGEWNQARIVVDGAKVEHWLNGEKIVSYELWSDAWKASIAESKWIDMPDYGMTKVGHICLQDHSDPVWFRNIRIRRLSAS; encoded by the coding sequence ATGACAAAGTTGCGGATTACGATAAATCTGCCGAAGTGCAAACTGAATAGCTTATTCTTTCACAAACCCTCGATTACAATGATGACGCGATTAATTGTAGCTGGCGCAATGACCGGTGCACTTTTTTTGGTAACGCATTCTACTTCGGCACAAGCTTCGGTAGAAGTAGCTGATGAAGCCGTTACGGCAGACACTTCCTGGCAGGAGCTTGGTGCTGATCAGTGGCGACGTTATGGGGGCGAAGGGATTCCCGAGGCGTGGCAGGTCAGTGAAGATGGGGCACTACATTTTTCGGGTGAGGGAGAAGGTGGTGATATTATCACGTTAGAGCAGTATGAGAATTTCGAGTTGAAACTGGAGTGGAAAATTTCCCCTGCGGGCAACAGTGGTATCATGTTCAGGGTATCTGAGGCACATGATTACCCTTGGCGTACCGGTCCGGAATATCAGATTCTGGATAATGACGCACACCCCGACGCCAAGGAGGGCGCAGATCGTCACGCGGGAGCAAACTATGATATGCATGCCCCATCAGCGGATGTAGTCAATCCGGTCGGAGAGTGGAATCAAGCTCGTATTGTTGTTGATGGAGCAAAGGTTGAGCATTGGCTCAACGGTGAAAAGATCGTCTCCTATGAGCTGTGGAGTGATGCCTGGAAGGCCTCTATTGCTGAGAGCAAATGGATTGACATGCCCGACTATGGAATGACGAAGGTGGGGCATATCTGTCTGCAGGATCACAGTGATCCGGTGTGGTTCCGGAATATTCGAATCCGTCGCTTGTCTGCATCTTAG
- a CDS encoding nucleoside permease has product MNVGLVARLSVMMFVQYFIWGAWAPTLGNYMSAEGIGDWIQLAYALGPIACIIGPFFLGMVADRFFDSEKLLGVLMLIAGAAMCMMPSAAGTNLFLPLLGLHALCYFPTLGLTASLAFHHLKNQEKEFPVVRVFGTIGWAAIGLFMGYVLQADASPTPLYIGGGAALFLGLYSFTLPYTPPPSRGQSTSWKQIAGIDAFNALKSKSFVVFLAAAMLIFIAFGTYFPYAPLYFSQVNTEVFTGTNLFANPSGEMAWGQVSEIFFMLMIPFFFRRLGVKWMLLLGMLAWVARFAIFALGGSVGMYWFIMIGILIHGICYDFFFVTGQIYIDKKTAPEVRGQVQGLLVLLTQGIGFFLGTQLSGAYVNTFGDNGQLDIAGWGTFWTIFAVATFVFSLAFVLLFDDKVADYDKSAEVQTE; this is encoded by the coding sequence ATGAATGTAGGACTTGTTGCACGCCTTAGCGTAATGATGTTTGTCCAGTACTTTATTTGGGGAGCTTGGGCACCTACCTTGGGCAATTATATGAGTGCGGAGGGGATTGGAGACTGGATTCAATTAGCCTATGCTCTTGGGCCGATTGCCTGCATTATTGGGCCATTTTTCCTCGGGATGGTGGCGGACCGCTTCTTTGATTCGGAAAAGCTTTTGGGCGTACTCATGCTGATTGCTGGTGCCGCCATGTGCATGATGCCATCGGCTGCCGGGACGAATCTCTTCCTTCCACTCTTGGGGTTACATGCACTCTGCTACTTCCCAACCCTTGGACTTACAGCCTCGCTGGCCTTTCATCATTTAAAGAATCAGGAAAAGGAATTTCCGGTGGTTCGTGTTTTTGGAACGATTGGCTGGGCTGCCATTGGATTATTTATGGGATATGTCCTCCAGGCAGATGCTTCTCCGACTCCGCTTTATATCGGAGGAGGCGCCGCGCTCTTTCTTGGACTATATAGTTTTACACTTCCTTACACACCACCACCGTCAAGAGGGCAATCCACCTCCTGGAAGCAGATCGCTGGTATTGATGCATTTAATGCACTAAAGAGCAAGTCCTTTGTGGTCTTCCTTGCGGCAGCAATGCTCATATTCATTGCGTTCGGAACATATTTCCCTTACGCACCACTGTATTTTTCTCAAGTTAATACGGAGGTCTTTACGGGCACAAATCTCTTTGCCAACCCTAGTGGGGAGATGGCATGGGGGCAGGTGAGCGAGATTTTCTTTATGCTCATGATTCCATTTTTCTTCCGCCGCCTGGGAGTGAAGTGGATGCTTCTTCTTGGCATGCTGGCTTGGGTTGCCCGCTTTGCAATCTTCGCATTAGGGGGCAGTGTGGGGATGTACTGGTTTATCATGATTGGAATTCTGATTCACGGGATCTGCTACGATTTCTTTTTCGTCACCGGGCAGATTTACATTGATAAGAAAACCGCCCCCGAAGTCCGCGGTCAAGTGCAGGGGCTGCTCGTTCTCCTTACCCAGGGAATTGGGTTTTTCTTGGGAACTCAATTAAGTGGTGCCTACGTAAATACGTTTGGAGACAACGGACAGCTTGATATCGCTGGTTGGGGTACATTCTGGACAATCTTTGCGGTTGCAACGTTCGTGTTCTCCTTGGCCTTCGTTCTGCTATTCGATGACAAAGTTGCGGATTACGATAAATCTGCCGAAGTGCAAACTGAATAG
- a CDS encoding DUF305 domain-containing protein, which yields MQGKQLLLSLRFGFPLFLGLCVVVPSIAQDSEELEALFWARKDSALARFSQADVDFMTGMIAHHAQALVMSSFAEPNGASPTIQVLAARIINAQNDEIRIMQEWLRKRDQVVPHIMIEGNSLMIHGADHHDTHMPGMLTDAQLKELEAAQGVDFDRLFLEYMIMHHEGAVHMVRELFKIDGAITGDDTYKLASEIHVDQITEINRMKLMLDDLGVAH from the coding sequence ATGCAAGGAAAACAGTTGTTGTTATCGCTTCGGTTCGGATTTCCCCTTTTCCTCGGTCTGTGTGTAGTAGTACCATCCATTGCTCAGGATTCTGAGGAATTGGAAGCACTTTTTTGGGCTCGCAAGGATAGCGCACTTGCACGTTTTTCCCAGGCGGATGTAGATTTTATGACGGGCATGATTGCACACCATGCACAGGCTCTTGTCATGTCATCATTTGCAGAGCCCAATGGGGCTAGTCCAACAATTCAGGTTTTGGCTGCCCGGATTATTAATGCTCAGAATGATGAAATCCGAATCATGCAGGAGTGGCTGCGTAAGCGGGATCAGGTGGTTCCTCATATCATGATCGAGGGAAATTCTCTGATGATTCATGGCGCGGATCATCACGACACACATATGCCGGGAATGCTTACCGACGCGCAACTGAAAGAGCTTGAAGCCGCCCAAGGTGTAGATTTTGACCGGTTGTTCCTGGAATACATGATTATGCACCATGAGGGAGCTGTCCACATGGTTAGAGAATTGTTCAAAATAGATGGGGCCATCACCGGTGATGACACCTATAAATTAGCTTCAGAAATCCACGTTGATCAGATTACGGAGATTAATCGCATGAAACTGATGCTGGATGATCTTGGAGTTGCACACTGA